A single genomic interval of Salinarchaeum sp. IM2453 harbors:
- a CDS encoding PadR family transcriptional regulator, giving the protein MSKWIHSGRRRDICYILYESGGMTDQELKTELERKYDSRIKPRTFRSAVEKLVETGYVISKTEGLQEHYSLSKKGKQSIEEHLEWIDQETGSV; this is encoded by the coding sequence ATGTCCAAATGGATTCACAGTGGTCGCCGCCGCGATATCTGTTATATATTGTATGAATCGGGCGGAATGACTGATCAGGAACTAAAAACCGAACTCGAACGAAAGTACGATAGTCGAATCAAACCTCGGACTTTTCGAAGTGCTGTCGAGAAGCTCGTTGAAACTGGATATGTGATCTCAAAAACTGAAGGTTTACAGGAACATTACAGCCTCTCAAAGAAGGGAAAGCAATCGATTGAAGAACATCTTGAATGGATTGATCAGGAAACCGGTTCGGTTTGA
- the nrfD gene encoding NrfD/PsrC family molybdoenzyme membrane anchor subunit yields MTAKEGSPIDIVRPLQKTSRKWYAIAVLCLLVLGAWLVGYYYQLSNGLIVTGLGDWGSGGGSTWGLYIGSFIWWVGIAHGGIILSAAVRLIGLKRYQPVARMAEFLTLFALMAAGLFILVHVGRPDRLVSSVLLNYQNTVHTSPLAWDLTVITAYFVLTATYLGLTLRYDIVKLREYLPNFMSPVYRVMTIGYREDEEEVMQRMVWWVALAIIIMAPLLLHGGVIPWLFAVLPNFPGWYGGIMGPTFLSIALTSAVAGIIVAAYVFRRVYDWYHIVTDEVMRGLTLWLGFFSLMFSWLQLQQIVTGDWHPTVQTGRALDVLLAEPLYWLSVGSIFVILVGYIFAQAVRPSIFTPERSLVASIIVLAATLTEKILFVIEGFDTPAFALYYAIPGSYFPSVIEMLALLGTIALVTLAFMIVSKVVPVIELHAVEHHKDESTTAESEVKQ; encoded by the coding sequence ATGACAGCCAAAGAAGGATCGCCTATCGATATTGTTCGTCCTCTCCAGAAAACATCTCGTAAGTGGTATGCAATTGCTGTCCTCTGTCTCTTGGTGCTTGGAGCATGGCTTGTCGGCTATTACTATCAACTTTCGAATGGGTTGATTGTTACTGGACTTGGCGATTGGGGAAGTGGAGGCGGGTCAACGTGGGGGTTATATATTGGTTCATTTATTTGGTGGGTCGGTATTGCTCACGGTGGAATTATTCTTTCCGCTGCTGTCCGGCTCATTGGATTAAAGCGGTACCAACCGGTTGCTCGAATGGCTGAGTTTCTGACATTATTTGCACTGATGGCAGCTGGACTATTCATTTTAGTCCACGTAGGGAGGCCAGATAGACTCGTGTCAAGTGTTTTGCTTAATTATCAGAACACAGTCCATACATCACCACTCGCTTGGGATTTGACAGTGATTACTGCGTACTTTGTTTTGACAGCCACATATCTCGGACTAACGCTCCGCTATGACATCGTGAAACTGCGTGAGTATCTGCCGAATTTCATGAGCCCAGTATACCGGGTGATGACGATTGGTTACCGCGAAGATGAGGAAGAAGTAATGCAACGAATGGTATGGTGGGTTGCACTTGCAATTATTATCATGGCACCGCTGTTGTTACACGGCGGTGTGATCCCGTGGCTCTTCGCTGTGTTACCAAACTTCCCTGGATGGTATGGAGGAATCATGGGACCAACATTCCTGTCCATTGCGCTGACATCAGCAGTAGCAGGGATTATCGTTGCAGCATATGTCTTTAGACGAGTCTACGATTGGTACCATATTGTTACGGACGAAGTGATGCGAGGACTGACTCTGTGGCTTGGATTTTTCTCATTAATGTTCAGCTGGCTTCAACTCCAACAGATTGTAACCGGTGATTGGCATCCGACAGTTCAGACTGGACGGGCTCTTGACGTACTGCTTGCAGAGCCATTGTACTGGCTATCTGTCGGGTCCATCTTTGTGATCTTGGTAGGATATATTTTCGCACAGGCAGTTCGACCATCAATATTTACACCTGAGCGGAGTCTTGTCGCATCAATTATTGTGCTTGCGGCAACGCTGACAGAGAAGATACTGTTCGTCATAGAAGGATTTGATACACCGGCATTTGCGCTATATTACGCAATTCCGGGCAGCTATTTTCCAAGTGTTATCGAGATGTTAGCTCTTCTTGGGACAATTGCACTGGTGACACTTGCATTTATGATTGTCTCAAAGGTGGTTCCAGTCATCGAATTACACGCTGTTGAGCATCACAAGGATGAGTCAACAACCGCTGAGTCAGAGGTGAAACAATGA
- a CDS encoding 4Fe-4S ferredoxin N-terminal domain-containing protein codes for MTGDEDIDTSLGIRSEEEKREILEKSEYDTELGLEVARDAQRVVAGEMSEEKFYSKHHDDMEDEFGRDERPVDPPNDDAPFLVSSEDTSGETRRETMKKMGLGAAALGLGSFATVEDWAVDLEGDFGSHTDGPDEDDTRWGMVIDLERCDGCLGCVGACNSKNQWEHGETWLYVLSYQNEDWNPEEADLPLQHQDLNQLVRPCQHCNDPPCTYVCPTTAAHQREDGIVLRDYDVCIGCRYCQVGCPYGVNYFGWGDREESLDELHESGALSRATPADWPNDDPPAELEGLDEGEPVTSDELRAMENEDRQELLVNSGDDPHDSRGRWVSGRPPKGVMGKCVFCVSNQDGHHDDPNAGEDGLPPSRDDTLERGTTSCEVACAENMGMHAIHFGDLNNPESKPNRYLEWRRRQAEGQLPSISNELEIHNERQEEITATIMISDPDTGEEIFEETRTIESVEAAESVVTYPDLWEELEVDDGNEREITIDISDGPTETSLFEISPIEGREDAVLVRYGETLEIHTEPWLSAMAFADSGIYDDPPGRLETFKLLEEQGTDPSIIYIGSPPGPNDKQIDQEHLEGGGSYETYGDNRRDEELEGETVRVGDVLDFGGAL; via the coding sequence ATGACCGGAGACGAGGACATAGATACCTCGTTGGGGATACGGTCAGAGGAAGAAAAAAGAGAGATTCTTGAGAAGTCTGAGTACGATACGGAGTTGGGATTAGAGGTTGCCCGAGATGCACAGCGAGTTGTTGCTGGTGAGATGTCTGAAGAAAAATTCTACTCCAAACACCACGATGACATGGAGGATGAGTTTGGCAGAGATGAGCGGCCAGTTGATCCGCCAAACGATGACGCTCCTTTCCTTGTCTCCTCAGAGGATACGTCTGGAGAGACACGTCGAGAAACGATGAAAAAAATGGGACTAGGTGCCGCTGCACTTGGTCTGGGGAGTTTTGCGACAGTTGAAGACTGGGCAGTTGATCTTGAGGGAGACTTCGGATCACATACAGATGGGCCAGACGAAGATGATACAAGGTGGGGAATGGTCATTGATCTTGAACGGTGTGATGGCTGTCTCGGTTGTGTTGGAGCATGTAATAGCAAGAATCAGTGGGAACATGGGGAAACATGGCTGTACGTACTTTCATACCAGAATGAAGATTGGAATCCTGAAGAAGCGGATTTGCCACTTCAACATCAGGATTTAAACCAACTTGTTCGACCATGTCAGCACTGTAATGATCCCCCTTGTACGTATGTCTGTCCGACCACAGCGGCGCATCAACGGGAAGATGGGATTGTATTGCGGGATTATGATGTCTGCATAGGATGTCGGTATTGCCAGGTTGGATGTCCATATGGCGTCAATTACTTTGGGTGGGGTGACCGCGAGGAGTCACTTGACGAGCTTCACGAAAGTGGGGCACTTTCACGTGCGACACCTGCAGATTGGCCAAATGATGATCCTCCAGCTGAGCTTGAAGGTTTGGATGAGGGCGAACCAGTTACAAGTGACGAGCTTCGGGCAATGGAAAATGAAGATAGACAGGAACTGCTCGTCAACTCCGGAGATGATCCGCATGATAGCAGAGGTCGGTGGGTGTCTGGGCGTCCACCAAAAGGTGTGATGGGTAAGTGCGTTTTTTGTGTGTCAAATCAAGATGGCCATCACGATGACCCTAACGCAGGAGAAGATGGCCTTCCTCCGTCACGTGATGATACACTTGAACGAGGGACAACAAGTTGTGAGGTTGCATGTGCTGAAAACATGGGAATGCACGCAATTCATTTTGGAGACCTCAATAACCCCGAAAGTAAGCCGAATCGATACCTTGAGTGGCGTCGTAGGCAGGCAGAGGGACAGTTACCTAGTATCTCAAATGAGCTAGAAATCCATAACGAGCGACAAGAAGAGATCACGGCAACAATCATGATTTCTGATCCGGATACTGGCGAGGAGATATTTGAGGAAACAAGAACAATTGAATCCGTTGAAGCAGCAGAGAGCGTTGTAACATATCCCGATCTCTGGGAGGAACTCGAAGTAGACGATGGAAACGAACGGGAGATTACAATTGATATCAGTGACGGCCCAACAGAGACATCACTCTTTGAGATCAGTCCAATAGAAGGGAGAGAAGATGCTGTACTTGTTAGATACGGCGAGACGCTCGAGATCCATACTGAACCATGGTTAAGTGCTATGGCGTTCGCCGACTCTGGAATTTACGACGATCCACCAGGTCGATTGGAGACGTTCAAGTTACTCGAAGAACAGGGAACAGATCCAAGTATTATTTATATTGGATCGCCGCCCGGCCCAAATGATAAACAAATCGATCAAGAGCATCTAGAAGGAGGGGGAAGTTATGAGACATACGGTGATAACCGTCGTGACGAGGAGTTAGAGGGTGAAACTGTTCGCGTTGGTGATGTTTTGGACTTTGGAGGTGCATTATGA
- a CDS encoding plastocyanin/azurin family copper-binding protein: MHSQNRRSVLATTGSLIGVSVAGCSSMLGDTSNQQPLSEIPGFSRAETFLESQFPGEYSTDDYRDSSDVEVQLELYSFDPELAVIEPDTTIHWRWPEYGSHDVVSIDHLSDNEYTGDFSTDFGFESDMLAANGQVRFDHTFIEPGVGLYVCTPHQEMAGAIVVTES, from the coding sequence ATGCATTCTCAGAATCGACGATCTGTCTTAGCAACTACTGGAAGTCTGATAGGAGTTAGCGTTGCTGGATGCAGTTCAATGCTCGGTGATACATCTAACCAGCAACCGCTCTCTGAGATTCCCGGATTCTCTAGAGCAGAGACATTTCTTGAAAGTCAATTCCCAGGTGAGTACAGTACAGACGATTATCGAGACTCCTCTGATGTTGAGGTGCAACTGGAGTTATATTCCTTTGACCCAGAATTAGCAGTGATCGAACCAGACACAACCATCCACTGGCGGTGGCCAGAATATGGAAGTCATGATGTAGTTTCGATAGACCATCTTAGTGACAATGAATACACTGGTGATTTTTCTACGGACTTTGGATTTGAAAGTGACATGCTAGCTGCAAATGGCCAAGTTCGATTTGATCATACTTTTATCGAACCTGGTGTTGGACTGTATGTCTGTACACCTCACCAAGAGATGGCTGGGGCCATCGTTGTTACCGAGAGTTGA
- a CDS encoding heavy metal translocating P-type ATPase has protein sequence MQITIPVSDMSCATCAGTIEDVVERQDGIQSVNANFATDEVTVEYDQEHIGVAEIYEAISHAGYSPEKATTTVEIAGMSCANCAEANEESIEQLAGVLQADVNFATNEATVQYVPQAVSLPDIYDAIEQAGYEPTRRQGGSDNSLTKSRESAVQQELKHKRKWVIIGGILTLPFIVLMIDMIGLNIVPETIVGIDTGWFELVFASVLMATLGKHFIEGAYKALVRNRQANMDTLVAVGTSTGYLYSAAVQFGFIAGGLYFEAVAFILWFIYLGVWLEARSKARASSALRELLEMQADEATIIKDDTETVIPVEEVNVGDIMKVRPGEQIPTDGVVVDGQSAVNESMVTGESVPVEKVPGDEVIGSTINEQGVLYIEATRVGSDTAIQQIVKRVKEAQSRQPDIQRVVDRVSAYFVPAVILNAVIWAVLWGLFPESIYTLSSSIASVIPPLDPVGGGPEVAVAGGIPVFEFAIVVLASALLIACPCALGLATPMATMVGSTISAKNGILYKGADILERARDIDTIVFDKTGTLTHGNMQVTDVILADNFSDSLTADGGVTTQMFDADVVLSMAASAESGSEHPLAKAIVDKAEMQGLDVHQPDAFESVPGHGIRATVDGSEILVGNRKLLQDHGIDPNSANDTMEQLERNGKTAMLVAIDNQLAGVIATADTVRDQAKATVAELESRGYKVMMLTGDTERTGKAVGKELGIDPQNIHAEVLPEQKADEIESIQSGNSRAMMVGDGVNDAPALTTAHVGVAIGSGTDVAIESSDITLMRDDPSDIIKSLRIANGTISKVRQNLFWAFIYNTTLIPIASIGLLHPAVAGAAMAASSVSVVSNSLAFMRWSPDRDYRYLPSRPIHWIRSKLEPN, from the coding sequence GTGCAGATCACAATCCCCGTCTCGGACATGTCTTGTGCAACTTGTGCTGGGACAATTGAAGATGTTGTAGAACGTCAAGATGGCATTCAGTCAGTGAATGCTAACTTCGCTACTGACGAGGTGACGGTTGAATACGATCAAGAGCATATTGGTGTTGCAGAGATATACGAAGCAATTAGCCATGCAGGCTACTCTCCTGAGAAGGCGACAACTACAGTTGAAATTGCTGGCATGTCCTGTGCAAACTGTGCCGAGGCAAATGAAGAGTCAATTGAACAACTTGCTGGTGTATTGCAAGCAGATGTGAACTTTGCAACTAATGAAGCAACTGTACAGTACGTACCCCAAGCTGTTTCCTTGCCTGATATCTACGACGCAATTGAACAGGCAGGCTATGAGCCTACTCGACGACAGGGTGGATCAGATAACTCTCTTACAAAGTCGAGAGAGAGTGCTGTACAGCAGGAGCTAAAACACAAACGGAAATGGGTTATTATTGGAGGAATTCTCACACTTCCGTTTATCGTGTTAATGATCGATATGATTGGGCTAAATATTGTGCCCGAAACTATCGTTGGAATTGACACAGGATGGTTTGAGCTTGTGTTTGCCTCTGTATTGATGGCTACCCTCGGTAAGCACTTCATTGAAGGGGCATATAAGGCTCTTGTCAGAAATCGGCAGGCAAATATGGATACCTTGGTTGCGGTAGGAACGTCAACTGGATACCTATACAGTGCTGCTGTTCAGTTTGGCTTTATCGCTGGTGGTCTGTATTTTGAAGCTGTTGCATTTATCCTCTGGTTTATTTATCTTGGTGTCTGGTTAGAGGCTCGGTCAAAGGCTCGAGCTAGTTCAGCCCTTCGTGAATTACTTGAAATGCAGGCTGATGAAGCTACCATCATCAAAGATGACACCGAGACGGTAATCCCGGTCGAAGAGGTTAATGTTGGGGATATTATGAAGGTTCGTCCTGGTGAGCAAATCCCAACAGATGGTGTTGTGGTTGACGGACAGAGCGCTGTCAATGAGTCAATGGTAACCGGTGAATCAGTACCGGTTGAAAAAGTGCCAGGCGATGAAGTGATTGGATCAACAATAAACGAACAGGGCGTATTATATATTGAAGCAACACGGGTAGGATCTGATACGGCAATTCAGCAAATTGTTAAGCGAGTTAAGGAGGCTCAATCTCGACAACCTGACATTCAACGTGTTGTTGATCGCGTAAGTGCATACTTCGTTCCAGCAGTTATCCTTAATGCGGTTATCTGGGCAGTCCTTTGGGGACTTTTCCCTGAATCGATTTACACTCTCTCATCCTCAATTGCTTCCGTAATCCCACCATTAGATCCTGTTGGTGGAGGACCAGAAGTAGCCGTTGCGGGTGGAATCCCAGTGTTTGAGTTTGCAATTGTTGTACTTGCATCTGCATTGCTTATTGCCTGTCCATGTGCCCTTGGTCTTGCGACGCCAATGGCAACGATGGTCGGATCGACAATCAGTGCTAAAAATGGTATTCTGTACAAAGGAGCTGATATTCTGGAGCGGGCACGGGATATTGACACAATTGTCTTCGATAAAACTGGCACGTTAACACACGGTAATATGCAAGTAACAGATGTTATTTTAGCAGATAACTTCTCTGACAGCCTAACCGCTGATGGTGGTGTTACTACACAGATGTTCGATGCCGATGTCGTGCTCTCAATGGCAGCAAGCGCGGAGTCTGGATCTGAACATCCACTTGCTAAAGCAATTGTCGATAAAGCAGAAATGCAGGGACTTGATGTGCACCAACCAGATGCGTTTGAAAGCGTGCCGGGTCATGGGATCCGGGCAACTGTCGATGGGTCCGAGATTCTTGTAGGTAATCGTAAATTGCTGCAGGATCATGGCATTGATCCGAACTCCGCAAACGACACAATGGAACAGTTAGAGCGTAATGGAAAGACAGCAATGCTCGTCGCGATTGACAATCAACTTGCTGGAGTTATCGCAACTGCCGATACTGTACGTGATCAAGCAAAAGCGACCGTAGCTGAACTGGAATCCCGTGGTTATAAGGTTATGATGTTAACTGGTGACACGGAGCGTACTGGGAAGGCAGTTGGGAAAGAGCTCGGCATTGACCCACAGAATATTCATGCAGAAGTTCTTCCAGAGCAAAAAGCTGATGAGATTGAATCCATTCAGTCCGGTAATTCACGGGCAATGATGGTTGGTGATGGTGTTAACGATGCGCCTGCATTAACAACGGCCCACGTTGGCGTTGCAATTGGGTCCGGTACCGATGTTGCGATTGAAAGTAGCGACATCACCCTGATGCGCGATGACCCCAGTGACATTATCAAAAGTCTCCGCATTGCCAATGGCACTATTTCCAAAGTTCGTCAAAATCTGTTTTGGGCATTTATTTACAATACAACGCTGATCCCGATCGCTTCGATCGGTCTCCTACACCCCGCCGTTGCCGGTGCTGCGATGGCCGCTTCCAGTGTGTCCGTTGTCTCGAATAGCTTAGCGTTTATGCGCTGGTCACCGGACCGTGACTATCGGTATCTTCCATCCCGCCCAATACACTGGATTCGGAGTAAACTGGAACCCAATTAA
- a CDS encoding RNA-guided endonuclease TnpB family protein has protein sequence MSNQVVTRTLKASIRNHSQVCDDLDSHGFAASKLWNVGRWTISRVWDAIGHILDADELCSHLKSHDRYADLHSQSSQRVLQELGEAFVSWYEQDDPDANPPGYRKHGDDHPRSTVTWKNQGFKLDTQYNRVRLSKGTNMKESRYAADYILCEYTLQTAEQTLDAVENVQTVRAVWTGEQWELHFVCKLRVETPETPGEKTAGVDLGICNTAAISVGDETLLYPGNALKEDAHYFRQQEYETEGKNDPSDHAEWARQKKSRRQDHFLHALSKDIVEQCADRGVGTIAVGHPKNICEDEDWGRHGNKRLHDWAFETLLSHIEYKAQERGIDVERVDEAGSKTSKTCCEYGTEAESNRVERGLYVCANCGLVANSDLNAAENMRATVTPNPTQDRSNGCLAQPSVRLFDKQTGRVAPQEQVVS, from the coding sequence ATGTCGAATCAGGTCGTCACGCGGACACTCAAAGCGAGTATCCGTAACCACTCGCAAGTCTGTGACGACCTTGATTCGCACGGCTTTGCCGCGTCAAAATTGTGGAACGTCGGGCGATGGACGATTTCGCGTGTCTGGGACGCCATCGGCCACATTCTAGACGCCGACGAACTCTGTTCGCACCTCAAATCACACGACCGCTATGCAGACCTACACAGCCAATCTAGTCAGCGAGTTCTTCAGGAACTCGGTGAGGCGTTCGTCTCGTGGTACGAACAGGACGACCCAGACGCCAATCCACCCGGCTACCGCAAACACGGCGATGACCACCCCCGCTCAACCGTGACGTGGAAAAATCAAGGCTTCAAACTCGATACCCAGTACAACCGCGTCCGTCTCTCGAAAGGCACGAACATGAAAGAGTCGCGCTATGCCGCCGACTACATCCTCTGTGAATACACGCTCCAGACAGCCGAGCAGACACTCGACGCTGTTGAGAACGTCCAGACGGTGCGTGCTGTCTGGACCGGCGAGCAGTGGGAGTTGCATTTTGTCTGCAAGCTGCGGGTTGAGACGCCTGAGACACCCGGTGAGAAGACCGCAGGTGTTGACCTTGGGATCTGTAACACAGCGGCAATCTCTGTCGGTGACGAGACACTACTGTATCCCGGCAACGCTCTGAAAGAAGACGCCCATTACTTCCGACAGCAAGAATACGAGACGGAGGGGAAAAATGACCCCAGCGACCACGCAGAGTGGGCCAGACAGAAGAAATCCCGGCGGCAAGACCACTTTCTGCATGCCCTCTCGAAAGACATTGTTGAGCAGTGTGCTGACCGAGGTGTTGGGACAATTGCCGTCGGCCATCCGAAGAACATCTGTGAGGATGAAGACTGGGGGCGACACGGCAACAAACGCCTGCACGACTGGGCGTTTGAAACACTACTCAGCCACATCGAGTACAAAGCCCAAGAACGCGGGATCGACGTAGAGCGTGTAGACGAAGCAGGGTCGAAAACGTCGAAAACCTGTTGTGAGTATGGAACGGAAGCTGAGTCGAATCGAGTCGAACGTGGGCTGTACGTGTGTGCAAACTGCGGGTTGGTCGCCAATAGCGACCTGAACGCGGCAGAGAATATGCGAGCGACGGTAACTCCGAATCCGACACAGGATAGGAGTAACGGCTGTTTGGCTCAGCCTTCGGTACGCCTGTTCGATAAACAAACGGGGCGAGTAGCCCCACAAGAACAGGTTGTATCGTGA
- a CDS encoding PLP-dependent cysteine synthase family protein: protein MTNSPEIYDTVLGTVGDTPLVRLDASPDSIPIFAKLEALNPGGSVKDRIGKYIIEKLIETEQISSDGRIIEPTAGNTGIGMALAATQYDVDVTFVVPESFSVEKQTLMQALGAELVRTPADKGIKDAIKHAKELAAEHDDAIVPQQFSTELNTEAHYQTTGPEIYDALDGNIGAVVMGVGTSGTLMGTAQYILEKSPQTQIIAVEPEGSMYGSIAGQDLTCAEYRTEGIGTSTPEINELFNPSIVDDVLQISDERVHAEMQRLPVEEGHLVGSSAAAASVAAQQVASQIGNDGYSVPHRSVVTLFPDSSERYLTKNPYGTLDEWKS from the coding sequence ATGACCAATTCACCAGAAATATATGATACAGTACTTGGTACGGTTGGGGACACTCCATTAGTCCGCCTTGATGCTTCACCTGATTCTATTCCAATATTTGCTAAGCTTGAGGCGCTCAACCCTGGTGGAAGTGTCAAGGACCGTATCGGCAAGTATATTATAGAGAAGTTGATCGAAACAGAGCAGATCTCCTCTGACGGGAGAATTATCGAACCGACTGCCGGAAACACAGGCATTGGTATGGCACTCGCTGCGACCCAGTATGATGTTGATGTTACGTTTGTTGTGCCTGAATCCTTCAGCGTTGAGAAGCAGACTCTTATGCAAGCCTTAGGTGCTGAACTTGTCCGAACTCCAGCTGACAAAGGTATTAAAGACGCAATTAAGCACGCTAAGGAGTTGGCTGCTGAGCATGACGACGCTATCGTACCACAGCAATTTAGCACAGAGCTAAATACTGAAGCGCACTATCAGACAACGGGTCCTGAAATATACGATGCTCTTGATGGAAACATTGGTGCAGTTGTGATGGGCGTTGGAACGTCTGGTACACTAATGGGTACTGCACAGTACATCCTGGAAAAATCTCCTCAGACACAGATTATTGCAGTCGAACCTGAAGGATCTATGTATGGATCAATAGCAGGCCAAGATCTTACCTGTGCTGAGTATCGAACTGAAGGCATTGGTACCAGTACTCCCGAAATCAATGAGTTATTTAATCCAAGTATCGTTGATGACGTATTACAGATTAGTGATGAACGAGTACATGCAGAGATGCAGCGACTTCCAGTTGAAGAAGGACATCTTGTCGGATCAAGTGCGGCAGCAGCAAGTGTTGCTGCACAACAAGTGGCGAGTCAAATAGGGAACGATGGCTACTCGGTGCCGCATCGATCAGTAGTGACCCTTTTCCCTGATAGTTCAGAACGATATCTTACGAAGAATCCTTACGGAACTCTCGATGAGTGGAAATCATGA
- a CDS encoding cystathionine gamma-synthase has product MTDNTENTPDNTRIETQSIHAGQSPDSETGAIMTPIYASSTFVQDRPGEDRGYEYSRTGNPTRTALENNIAALEDGDYGRAFSSGMAAISTVLNLFESGAHVVAGEDVYGGTHRLFKEVYDQFDMEFSFVETTDLSAVRDAMRSNTELLWVESPTNPLLRINDIESLANIAHEHDALCAVDNTFATPYLQRPLNHGADIVSHSLTKYIGGHSDLVAGALITDDEELDESFGFYQNSVGSTPSPFECFLALRGTKTLPVRMDRHSQNGLQLAEWLDDHPAVSQVYYPGLSTHPQHELAKEQMDAFGGMLSFELDASLKETSDVVSNTEVFTLAESLGGVESLIEQPATMTHASIPRAQRIEAGLSDGLIRVSVGIEHIDDLTNDLDRAISSGVEGSQKD; this is encoded by the coding sequence ATGACAGACAACACTGAGAACACCCCCGATAACACGCGTATCGAGACTCAATCAATTCACGCTGGTCAGTCTCCTGACTCCGAAACAGGGGCAATTATGACACCTATATATGCCTCTTCAACATTCGTTCAGGATCGACCAGGAGAAGATCGAGGTTATGAATATTCGAGAACAGGCAACCCAACCCGAACAGCACTTGAGAACAATATTGCTGCTCTAGAGGATGGCGATTATGGAAGAGCCTTTTCCAGCGGCATGGCCGCAATATCGACCGTCCTCAATCTGTTTGAATCTGGGGCCCATGTCGTGGCTGGCGAGGATGTTTATGGAGGAACACACCGCTTGTTTAAGGAGGTCTATGATCAGTTTGATATGGAATTCTCATTTGTAGAAACTACTGATCTTAGTGCTGTCAGAGATGCAATGCGATCTAATACAGAACTCCTCTGGGTTGAGTCTCCCACGAACCCGTTACTACGAATCAATGACATAGAATCCTTGGCCAACATTGCTCATGAACACGATGCCCTTTGCGCAGTTGATAATACATTTGCCACCCCCTATCTACAACGACCATTAAACCATGGTGCAGATATTGTATCCCACTCATTAACCAAATATATTGGAGGACATTCAGATCTTGTTGCTGGTGCTCTAATTACTGATGACGAAGAACTGGACGAATCGTTTGGCTTCTATCAGAATAGTGTTGGCAGCACTCCAAGTCCATTTGAATGCTTCCTTGCTCTTCGAGGAACAAAGACACTTCCTGTCCGAATGGATCGACATTCGCAAAATGGATTACAGCTCGCTGAGTGGCTCGATGACCACCCGGCAGTATCACAGGTTTACTATCCTGGTCTATCTACACATCCACAACACGAACTTGCTAAGGAACAAATGGATGCATTTGGCGGCATGCTTAGCTTTGAGCTTGATGCGTCACTTAAGGAAACAAGTGATGTTGTATCAAACACTGAAGTGTTCACATTAGCTGAGAGTCTCGGAGGGGTTGAAAGCTTGATTGAACAGCCGGCAACTATGACACACGCGTCAATCCCTCGTGCACAACGGATTGAAGCAGGTCTTTCTGACGGACTAATACGAGTCAGCGTCGGTATCGAGCACATTGATGACCTAACTAATGATTTGGACCGGGCGATTTCTTCTGGCGTTGAAGGTTCACAGAAAGATTGA